One Pseudodesulfovibrio cashew DNA window includes the following coding sequences:
- a CDS encoding zinc ribbon domain-containing protein, which translates to MYEKQIEQLIILQQVDDEILILRDEIEKAPLELADLEAQMREFDERRVQIDERMEILKDQKKKLGVEIEEDAGKIKKSKNKLMLVGNTKEYHAMMREMDSLEKLNRMREEEQIAVKEEVVRQQDATAALNEEMSGVQEQYDALKTTLDERLAEANKKLESLDRKRKKACKVVPPPILGRYEFIRERMENPVIVPVTSGVCHGCHIMIPPQAYNDLQKGKQILSCPNCQRLIYWKREDEGEE; encoded by the coding sequence ATGTACGAGAAACAAATTGAACAACTGATCATTCTCCAGCAGGTGGACGACGAGATCCTCATTCTCAGGGACGAGATCGAAAAGGCTCCCCTGGAGCTGGCCGACCTCGAGGCCCAGATGCGGGAGTTCGACGAGCGTCGGGTTCAGATCGACGAGCGCATGGAGATCCTCAAGGACCAGAAGAAGAAGCTGGGCGTGGAGATCGAAGAGGACGCCGGCAAGATCAAGAAGTCCAAGAACAAGCTGATGCTGGTGGGCAACACCAAGGAATATCACGCCATGATGCGCGAGATGGATTCCCTGGAAAAGCTCAACCGCATGCGCGAGGAAGAGCAGATCGCGGTCAAGGAGGAAGTGGTTCGGCAGCAGGACGCCACCGCGGCCCTGAACGAAGAGATGTCCGGTGTGCAGGAGCAGTACGACGCCCTCAAGACCACCCTGGACGAGCGCCTGGCCGAGGCCAACAAGAAGCTCGAATCCCTGGACCGCAAGCGCAAGAAGGCCTGCAAGGTCGTGCCGCCGCCCATCCTGGGCCGTTACGAGTTCATTCGCGAGCGCATGGAGAACCCGGTCATCGTCCCGGTCACCAGCGGCGTCTGCCACGGCTGCCACATCATGATCCCTCCGCAGGCTTACAACGACCTGCAGAAGGGCAAGCAGATCCTGAGCTGCCCCAACTGCCAGCGCCTCATCTACTGGAAGCGCGAGGACGAGGGCGAAGAGTAG
- a CDS encoding Nif3-like dinuclear metal center hexameric protein, whose amino-acid sequence MKIKDILPIFDKLAPEANQSAWDNSGVQIAGAADAASKVAVCLEPTPAMVARCLEWGAQAVLTHHPLYMKPKGLGSPSPYLDVVRLVIGSGAWLYAAHTSLDTRPGGPAFWLGEALGLTGSRLLEVEHGRAPIEASFYADKPIERETAAVWANHPGIHSVSQSRAGEVRVVCDEAAWNEVAGGIEFSLGKRPVFYLRSLTAPTAEVGFGEVGDLPEPLSWDAFADLLGGLIDRDAFMVCGPQPETVSRVAYCGGSGSSLADKAARAGADVLVTGDMKYHPAVETPVCVADVGHFSLEEEMMRRFAKELEDELDGVAVRFFPGDEPMRFVVRK is encoded by the coding sequence ATGAAAATTAAGGATATTTTGCCGATTTTCGACAAATTGGCTCCTGAGGCGAACCAGTCGGCCTGGGACAATTCCGGGGTGCAGATAGCGGGTGCTGCGGACGCGGCGAGCAAGGTCGCCGTCTGTCTGGAGCCGACCCCGGCCATGGTGGCCCGCTGCCTGGAGTGGGGAGCGCAGGCCGTGCTTACTCACCATCCGCTCTACATGAAGCCCAAGGGACTCGGCTCGCCGTCGCCCTATCTGGACGTGGTCCGGTTGGTGATCGGCAGCGGGGCCTGGCTCTATGCCGCGCATACCTCCCTGGATACCCGGCCCGGCGGGCCAGCCTTCTGGCTGGGCGAGGCGCTGGGCCTGACAGGCTCCCGACTGCTGGAGGTGGAACACGGGCGCGCGCCCATCGAGGCGTCCTTTTACGCGGACAAGCCCATCGAGCGGGAGACCGCGGCGGTCTGGGCCAATCATCCGGGTATCCACTCCGTGTCCCAGAGCAGGGCGGGCGAGGTGCGCGTGGTCTGCGACGAGGCGGCCTGGAACGAAGTGGCCGGAGGCATTGAATTTTCGCTGGGCAAACGGCCCGTCTTCTACCTGCGCTCCCTGACCGCGCCCACAGCCGAGGTCGGATTCGGCGAGGTGGGTGACCTGCCCGAGCCCTTGTCCTGGGACGCCTTTGCGGACCTGCTGGGCGGACTCATCGACAGGGATGCGTTCATGGTCTGCGGGCCGCAACCCGAGACTGTGTCCAGGGTAGCTTACTGCGGCGGGTCCGGTTCTTCCCTGGCGGACAAGGCGGCCCGCGCCGGAGCGGACGTGTTGGTGACCGGGGACATGAAGTACCACCCGGCAGTGGAGACTCCGGTCTGCGTGGCCGATGTGGGCCATTTCTCTTTGGAAGAAGAGATGATGCGCCGTTTCGCCAAGGAACTGGAAGACGAATTGGACGGCGTGGCCGTACGGTTTTTCCCCGGTGACGAGCCCATGCGCTTTGTCGTCCGGAAATGA
- a CDS encoding DUF4911 domain-containing protein has translation MASQKKSSRRRPRKRPCPPPPLFSERLYVRIDPARIALFRFLLEGYDNLGIFTVTDKFKGILQLRYSPHQRREIRRFIEAARSEMDVAELSL, from the coding sequence ATGGCTTCGCAGAAAAAATCTTCCCGCCGCCGCCCGCGCAAGCGTCCCTGTCCGCCGCCGCCCCTGTTCTCGGAGCGGCTCTACGTGCGGATCGACCCGGCCCGCATCGCCCTGTTCCGGTTTCTGCTCGAAGGCTATGACAACCTGGGCATATTCACCGTGACCGACAAGTTCAAGGGTATCCTCCAGCTCCGCTACTCCCCCCACCAGCGAAGGGAGATCAGGCGCTTCATCGAGGCCGCGCGCAGCGAGATGGACGTGGCCGAACTCTCCCTCTGA
- a CDS encoding methyltransferase domain-containing protein, whose translation MARITPESLATIYFTFTWESSHAVHMEHYLAEDVSFTRDMLPLGVKSHMRGLGVGDSVRLRMDPSEVPAFKPGKVLDMPIARFQPPLLDGRIIKPRLGRFYPKNFIERVPGTRPDSATPFRVTGLSQGTFKADLNHPMAGREVAILAEVMGVRPGQGSGKLKRWPEIILQGPGMQARLPETPTDFLGGEPFKRKDESCDARFYAKPRPVQHLDRRARENVQHLHAELLSDDMRILDLMAGHESHLPEGFRPASMAGLGMNRQELEANPALTEHMVRDLNESPRLPFDDESFDAVICTVGVEYLIRPGEVFDQVARVLKPGGLALITFSNRWFEPKAVRIWTELHEFERLGLVSQYLLRTERFEGIVTRSERGWPRPEDPEDRYSGQLPESDPIYAVWGRKKQG comes from the coding sequence ATGGCTCGCATTACGCCGGAATCTCTGGCGACAATATACTTCACTTTCACGTGGGAGAGCTCCCACGCCGTTCACATGGAACACTACCTGGCGGAGGACGTCAGTTTCACCAGGGATATGCTCCCCTTGGGAGTAAAAAGCCACATGCGCGGGCTGGGCGTGGGTGACTCGGTCCGGCTCAGGATGGACCCGTCCGAGGTCCCGGCCTTCAAGCCGGGCAAGGTGCTGGACATGCCAATCGCCCGGTTCCAGCCGCCCCTGCTCGACGGCCGGATCATCAAGCCGAGGCTCGGCAGGTTCTACCCCAAGAATTTCATCGAGCGCGTGCCCGGAACCCGCCCCGACTCGGCTACCCCGTTTCGCGTGACCGGGCTCAGCCAGGGGACCTTCAAGGCCGACCTGAACCATCCCATGGCCGGGCGGGAGGTCGCCATACTGGCCGAAGTCATGGGTGTCCGCCCCGGACAGGGCAGCGGCAAGCTCAAGCGGTGGCCGGAGATCATCCTGCAGGGACCGGGCATGCAGGCCCGACTCCCCGAGACGCCCACCGACTTTCTGGGCGGCGAGCCGTTCAAGCGCAAGGACGAATCCTGCGACGCCCGGTTCTACGCCAAGCCTCGCCCGGTCCAGCATCTCGACCGCCGCGCCAGGGAGAACGTGCAGCACCTTCATGCCGAGCTGCTTTCCGACGACATGCGCATCCTCGACCTCATGGCCGGACACGAGTCCCACCTGCCAGAGGGCTTCCGCCCCGCCTCCATGGCCGGGCTGGGCATGAACCGGCAGGAACTGGAGGCCAACCCGGCCCTGACCGAGCACATGGTCCGTGACCTGAACGAGAGCCCGCGCCTGCCCTTTGACGACGAGTCCTTCGACGCGGTCATCTGCACGGTCGGCGTGGAATACCTGATCCGGCCCGGCGAGGTCTTCGACCAGGTGGCCAGGGTTCTCAAGCCCGGCGGACTGGCCCTGATAACGTTTTCCAATCGCTGGTTCGAACCAAAGGCCGTCCGCATCTGGACCGAACTCCACGAGTTCGAACGTCTGGGACTGGTCAGCCAGTATCTGCTCCGCACCGAACGGTTCGAAGGGATCGTCACCCGCTCCGAGCGCGGCTGGCCCCGGCCCGAGGACCCGGAGGACCGCTACTCCGGCCAACTGCCCGAGAGTGATCCGATCTATGCCGTCTGGGGACGAAAGAAGCAGGGATAG
- a CDS encoding HD-GYP domain-containing protein produces the protein MDTDRTAGNNAPGKTNKKKSALFKVSPYMVIPSRVGGFSLYLKQDESFVLYAEKGELFTDEHKKRLGRLGVDHLYVKAEDYSHYAVYLHDNLLELLDDDAIPVRERARAWNDATVSLAKEAFDRSMPHSMDKKRFARIRKLINSSLKFLARDDALKELARFISEGNQVFRHGIAVMVLTVSVLSRIVTENNELLVAVAIGSMLHDIGKLELPEDLFARRPSTLSQGEIELIRSHPALGVGVCSSVPLPQEALQCILFHHERMDGSGYPSGGNADLLPFYVKALILCNEYDNLLNGEGEARKRHTPFEALTRIKSRGAAHDQDMLKLLIEVLSKAELT, from the coding sequence ATGGACACTGACCGAACTGCCGGGAACAACGCGCCCGGCAAGACAAACAAAAAGAAATCCGCCCTGTTCAAGGTCTCGCCGTACATGGTCATTCCTTCACGCGTGGGGGGATTCTCCCTGTACCTGAAGCAGGACGAGAGCTTCGTGCTCTATGCGGAAAAGGGCGAGCTGTTCACTGACGAGCACAAGAAGCGCCTGGGGCGTCTCGGTGTGGACCATCTCTACGTCAAGGCCGAGGACTACAGCCATTACGCCGTCTACCTGCACGACAACCTCCTTGAACTGCTGGACGACGATGCCATCCCCGTGCGTGAGCGGGCCCGGGCCTGGAACGACGCGACCGTCTCCCTGGCCAAGGAGGCCTTTGACCGCTCCATGCCGCACTCCATGGACAAGAAGCGGTTCGCCCGCATCCGCAAGCTGATCAACAGTTCTCTCAAATTTCTGGCCCGTGACGACGCCCTCAAGGAGTTGGCCCGCTTCATCTCCGAGGGCAATCAGGTCTTCAGGCACGGCATCGCCGTGATGGTGCTGACCGTCAGCGTGCTGTCCAGGATCGTGACGGAAAACAACGAGTTGCTGGTGGCCGTGGCCATCGGGTCCATGCTTCATGACATAGGCAAACTGGAGCTGCCGGAAGACCTCTTCGCACGCAGGCCGTCCACCCTGAGTCAGGGCGAGATCGAGCTGATTCGCTCACACCCGGCCCTTGGTGTTGGCGTCTGCTCGAGCGTGCCCCTGCCCCAGGAAGCACTCCAGTGCATCCTCTTTCATCACGAGCGCATGGACGGGTCAGGCTATCCTTCAGGCGGCAACGCGGACCTGCTCCCGTTCTACGTCAAGGCGCTCATCCTGTGCAACGAGTACGACAACCTGCTCAACGGAGAGGGCGAGGCGCGCAAGCGGCACACCCCGTTCGAGGCCCTGACCCGGATCAAGAGCCGGGGCGCCGCCCACGACCAGGACATGCTCAAGCTGCTCATCGAGGTGCTCTCCAAGGCGGAGCTCACCTAG
- the uvrA gene encoding excinuclease ABC subunit UvrA translates to MTQSADKHSIHIEGARHHNLKDLTLDIPRDKLVVVCGPSGSGKSTLAFDIVYAEGQRRYVESLSAYARQFLPQMDKPDVDKVEGLSPAISLEQQTATRNPRSTVGTVTEVYDFLRVFFARLGKFYCPECGKPIEAQTTDQIVETILAMEPGTKFMLLAPLVEHQKGTHKDLFAKLKKEGFVRVRIGGEIHPLDEVPELEKNKKHTIDLVVDRLVLKDGIKKRLADSVELALDKGDERMILSVVGGDKPGDTFMSTLSTCPSCKISMPRLTPQLFSFNSPQGACPTCNGIGSVEYFEPDLIAPNKGLSLNEGGVIPWKSAYRQEQYAPKLKALGKLHGFTLDTPLADYTPEAWDDLFYGNPRVNWQGVVPILEYGQLQSGVWDHWTARFQQSRPCPDCEGARLRPEALAVRVADKNMFEFASMSIQRALEWLEALEFTGQETLISEPLLKELTHKLGFMVNVGLEYLSLGRNMATLSGGEAQRIRLASQLGSGLVGVTYVLDEPSIGLHPRDNQRLIDTLRSLQTRGNTVLVVEHDEPTIREADHVIEIGPSSGWLGGEIVFQGPVTELLKADSLTGKYLRGDMFIEPPETRRKGKGKITLRKVETNNLKDLDVDIPLGVMTCVTGVSGSGKSSLVMDSLYKHIQLHQGNKANNPGKIGGIEGLDQIEKVISIDQTPIGRTPRSNPATYTKIFDEIRKIFTGSKEARTRGYKPGRFSFNVKGGRCEACKGDGQIRVEMHFLPDVYVTCETCKGKRYNAQTLEVEYKGKNIADVLDMTVRQAREFFANHPPLMRRLDVLSQVGLDYIKLGQAATTLSGGEAQRIKISRELGKRNLPGALYILDEPTTGLHMHEVGKLIKVLHALVDKGATVIVIEHNTDVIMASDHVIDLGPGGGEHGGEIVASGTPEEIIANPDSATGQFL, encoded by the coding sequence ATGACTCAATCCGCAGACAAGCATTCCATTCATATAGAAGGCGCCCGGCACCATAACCTCAAGGACCTGACACTCGACATCCCCCGCGACAAGCTCGTGGTGGTGTGCGGGCCGTCAGGGTCGGGCAAGTCCACCCTGGCCTTTGACATCGTCTACGCCGAAGGGCAGCGGCGCTACGTCGAATCCCTCTCCGCCTACGCCCGTCAGTTCCTGCCCCAGATGGACAAGCCGGACGTGGACAAGGTGGAGGGCCTTTCGCCCGCCATCTCACTGGAGCAGCAGACCGCCACGCGCAACCCGCGCTCCACCGTGGGCACGGTCACCGAAGTCTACGACTTCCTGCGCGTGTTCTTCGCCCGGCTGGGCAAGTTCTACTGCCCCGAGTGCGGCAAGCCCATCGAGGCCCAGACCACGGACCAGATCGTGGAGACCATCCTGGCCATGGAGCCCGGCACCAAGTTCATGCTCCTCGCCCCGCTGGTGGAGCACCAGAAGGGCACCCACAAGGACCTCTTTGCCAAGCTCAAGAAAGAGGGCTTCGTGCGCGTGCGCATCGGCGGAGAGATCCACCCCCTGGACGAGGTGCCCGAGCTGGAGAAGAACAAGAAGCACACCATCGACCTGGTGGTGGACCGGCTGGTGCTCAAGGACGGCATCAAGAAGCGGCTGGCCGACTCCGTGGAGCTGGCCCTGGACAAGGGCGACGAGCGGATGATCCTGTCCGTGGTCGGCGGCGACAAGCCGGGCGACACCTTCATGTCCACCCTGTCCACCTGCCCCTCCTGCAAAATCTCCATGCCGCGCCTCACCCCGCAGCTCTTCTCCTTCAACTCGCCCCAGGGAGCCTGCCCCACCTGCAACGGCATCGGCAGCGTGGAGTATTTCGAGCCCGACCTCATCGCCCCCAACAAGGGCCTTTCCCTGAACGAGGGCGGCGTCATCCCGTGGAAGTCCGCCTACCGGCAGGAACAGTACGCCCCCAAGCTCAAGGCGCTGGGCAAGCTGCACGGCTTCACCCTGGACACCCCGCTCGCCGACTACACGCCCGAGGCATGGGACGATCTTTTCTACGGCAACCCCCGGGTCAACTGGCAGGGCGTGGTGCCCATCCTGGAATACGGCCAGTTGCAGTCCGGGGTCTGGGACCACTGGACCGCCCGCTTTCAGCAGTCGCGCCCCTGCCCGGACTGCGAAGGCGCGAGGCTGAGGCCCGAGGCCCTGGCCGTGCGCGTAGCCGACAAGAATATGTTCGAGTTCGCGTCCATGTCCATCCAGCGCGCCCTGGAGTGGCTCGAAGCGCTGGAATTCACCGGCCAGGAGACGCTCATCTCAGAGCCGCTGCTCAAGGAGCTGACCCACAAGCTCGGGTTCATGGTCAACGTGGGACTGGAGTATCTCTCTCTGGGCCGGAACATGGCCACCCTGTCCGGTGGCGAGGCCCAGCGCATCCGACTCGCCTCCCAGCTCGGCAGCGGCCTGGTGGGCGTGACCTACGTCCTGGACGAACCCTCCATCGGCCTGCACCCCCGCGACAACCAGCGGCTCATCGACACCCTGCGCTCGCTCCAGACGCGCGGCAACACCGTGCTCGTGGTCGAGCACGACGAGCCCACCATCCGGGAAGCGGACCACGTCATCGAGATCGGCCCTTCCTCGGGCTGGCTCGGCGGCGAGATCGTGTTTCAGGGCCCGGTCACCGAGCTGCTCAAGGCCGACTCCCTGACCGGCAAGTATCTGCGTGGCGACATGTTCATCGAACCGCCCGAGACCCGGCGCAAGGGCAAGGGCAAGATCACCCTGCGCAAGGTGGAGACCAACAACCTCAAGGACCTGGACGTGGACATCCCGCTGGGGGTCATGACCTGCGTCACCGGCGTGTCCGGCTCGGGCAAGTCCTCCCTGGTCATGGACTCGCTCTACAAGCACATCCAGCTTCATCAGGGCAACAAGGCAAACAATCCCGGCAAGATCGGTGGCATCGAAGGACTGGACCAGATCGAGAAGGTCATCTCCATCGACCAGACGCCTATCGGCCGCACCCCGCGCTCCAACCCGGCCACCTACACCAAGATCTTCGACGAAATCCGCAAGATCTTCACCGGGTCCAAGGAGGCGCGTACGCGTGGTTACAAGCCGGGCCGCTTCTCCTTCAACGTCAAGGGCGGCCGCTGCGAGGCGTGCAAGGGTGACGGCCAGATCAGGGTTGAGATGCACTTCCTGCCCGACGTCTACGTCACCTGCGAGACCTGCAAGGGCAAGCGCTACAACGCCCAGACCCTGGAGGTGGAGTACAAGGGCAAGAACATCGCCGACGTGCTGGACATGACCGTGCGCCAAGCGCGCGAGTTCTTCGCCAACCACCCGCCGCTCATGCGCCGCCTGGACGTGCTCTCCCAGGTTGGGCTCGACTATATCAAGCTCGGCCAGGCAGCCACCACTCTGTCCGGCGGCGAGGCCCAGCGGATCAAGATATCCCGCGAACTGGGCAAGCGCAACCTGCCCGGCGCGCTCTACATTCTGGACGAGCCTACCACCGGCCTGCACATGCACGAGGTGGGCAAGCTCATCAAGGTTCTCCACGCCCTGGTGGACAAGGGTGCCACGGTCATCGTCATCGAGCATAATACGGACGTGATCATGGCCTCGGACCATGTCATTGATCTTGGCCCCGGCGGCGGCGAGCATGGCGGGGAGATTGTGGCCTCGGGAACGCCCGAGGAGATTATTGCCAATCCCGATTCGGCAACAGGGCAGTTTTTGTGA
- the acs gene encoding acetate--CoA ligase, protein MEGAIDNLLQEERVFRPLPQLVIEANVNPQELEAARRFSAMDPLGYWEEAADELDWFKKWDQVFDDSNAPFCRWFSGARCNIVYNALDRHIETANKNKLALIWEGEPGDTRKYTYFELYREVNRFANALRTLGVRKGDRIVIYMPPLPETVISMLAAAKIGAIHSVVFAGFSAKALRQRINDAQAKLLITADGFYRNGRIISLKETADEALIGACADCVESMVVVRRCNIGVDMVDGRDFQYEDLIRQERNEAPTEVMEADDPLFLLYTSGTTGRPKGIVHSHAGYMVGVNRTLTTVFDIKPTDIFWCTADAGWVTGHSAVVYGPLMAGTTSVMYEGHPNYPQADRLWAIVAKYGVTIFYTAPTMIRMLMRFGTQYPKTHDLSSLRLLGSVGESISPEAWTWLYKYIGRSECPVLDTWWQTETGMFMIAPMPISLLKPGSVTKPLPGVEADVVDKDGNPVPPGKGGLLVITKPWPAMMTGLWNDDELYKEYWEKIPGVYYAGDVARKDEDGYIWIQGRADDVINIAGHRIGSAELEAAFGVHRAVSECAVIGVPDKIKGEAAKAFVLLNHGFEPDDDLIKDLKKTIRNELGPVAVIKSIEFRDKLPKTRSGKIMRRVLKAEELGHEIGDLTGLANDD, encoded by the coding sequence ATGGAAGGCGCAATAGATAATTTGCTGCAGGAAGAACGGGTCTTCCGCCCGCTCCCGCAGTTGGTCATCGAGGCCAACGTCAATCCCCAGGAGCTGGAGGCGGCCCGCCGTTTCTCGGCAATGGATCCCCTGGGGTACTGGGAGGAGGCGGCTGACGAGCTGGACTGGTTCAAGAAATGGGACCAGGTCTTTGACGACAGCAACGCTCCCTTTTGCCGCTGGTTCTCGGGCGCGCGGTGCAATATCGTGTACAACGCCCTGGACCGGCACATCGAAACGGCCAACAAGAACAAGCTGGCGCTCATCTGGGAGGGCGAGCCCGGCGACACGCGCAAGTACACCTATTTCGAACTCTACCGCGAGGTGAACAGGTTCGCCAACGCCCTGCGCACCCTGGGCGTCCGCAAGGGCGACCGCATCGTCATCTACATGCCGCCCCTGCCCGAGACCGTCATCTCCATGCTCGCTGCGGCCAAGATCGGGGCCATCCACTCCGTGGTCTTCGCCGGGTTCTCGGCCAAGGCGCTCCGGCAGCGCATCAACGACGCCCAGGCCAAGCTGCTGATCACGGCGGACGGCTTCTACCGCAACGGGCGCATCATCAGCCTCAAGGAGACCGCCGACGAGGCGCTCATCGGGGCCTGCGCCGACTGCGTGGAGTCCATGGTCGTGGTCCGGCGCTGCAACATCGGCGTGGACATGGTCGACGGCCGCGACTTCCAGTACGAGGACCTCATCCGCCAGGAGCGCAACGAGGCTCCCACCGAGGTCATGGAGGCGGACGACCCGCTGTTCCTGCTCTACACCTCCGGCACCACGGGCAGGCCCAAGGGCATCGTCCACTCCCACGCGGGCTACATGGTCGGCGTAAACCGCACCCTGACCACGGTCTTCGACATCAAGCCCACCGATATTTTCTGGTGCACCGCGGACGCGGGCTGGGTCACCGGCCACTCCGCCGTGGTTTACGGCCCGCTCATGGCCGGGACCACCTCGGTCATGTACGAAGGGCACCCCAACTATCCCCAGGCCGACCGCCTCTGGGCCATCGTGGCCAAGTACGGGGTGACCATCTTCTACACCGCGCCGACCATGATCCGCATGCTCATGCGTTTCGGCACCCAGTACCCCAAGACCCACGACCTCAGCAGCCTGCGCCTGCTCGGCTCGGTGGGCGAGTCCATCTCCCCGGAGGCCTGGACCTGGCTGTACAAGTACATCGGGCGCAGCGAATGCCCCGTGCTCGACACCTGGTGGCAGACCGAAACCGGCATGTTCATGATCGCGCCCATGCCCATCTCCCTGCTCAAGCCAGGCTCGGTGACCAAGCCGCTGCCCGGCGTGGAGGCCGACGTGGTGGACAAGGACGGCAACCCCGTGCCCCCGGGCAAGGGCGGCCTGCTGGTCATCACCAAGCCGTGGCCGGCCATGATGACCGGGCTGTGGAACGACGACGAACTTTACAAAGAGTACTGGGAGAAGATTCCCGGCGTGTATTACGCGGGCGACGTGGCCCGCAAGGACGAGGACGGCTACATCTGGATTCAGGGCCGTGCCGACGACGTGATCAACATCGCCGGGCACCGCATCGGCTCCGCCGAACTGGAGGCCGCCTTCGGCGTGCACCGCGCGGTGAGCGAGTGCGCGGTCATCGGCGTGCCCGACAAGATCAAGGGCGAGGCGGCCAAGGCCTTTGTCCTGCTCAACCACGGGTTCGAGCCCGACGACGACCTGATCAAGGACCTCAAGAAGACCATCCGCAACGAACTCGGCCCGGTGGCCGTGATCAAGTCCATCGAGTTCCGCGACAAGCTGCCCAAGACCCGCTCCGGAAAGATCATGCGCCGCGTGCTCAAGGCCGAGGAGCTGGGGCACGAGATCGGGGATTTGACCGGCCTGGCCAATGATGATTGA
- a CDS encoding LytR/AlgR family response regulator transcription factor, with translation MPKLKTLLVHSDPAVRSALRDALEDVPFLQILGEAVTAFEALELLEAIPYGVFFVGTDLPGDASGIEMAQMLAGRKNKPALVFISDSEARAYAAFELGATDYLLWPPAPGRMARTIDRLQTFKQRYREVPPPAAYGADVEPPDDNADELTVKLPLPEEEQDTFLAALKAAWDQTAGRRQEIEKLAVTQDGRTILIPYDQIIFVEAFEDYSYVHTANQKFLSSHRLKNLEDRLGPHRFFRVHRKYLVNLDMVTEIASMPGSNFMLRTAGRTRIELPISRRRIAELKKVIGL, from the coding sequence ATGCCCAAGCTCAAGACACTGCTCGTTCATTCGGACCCGGCGGTCCGCAGCGCGTTGCGCGACGCGCTTGAGGACGTGCCGTTCCTGCAGATTCTGGGTGAGGCCGTGACCGCGTTCGAGGCCTTGGAGCTGCTCGAAGCCATCCCCTACGGCGTGTTCTTCGTGGGCACCGACCTGCCGGGCGACGCCTCGGGCATCGAGATGGCCCAGATGCTGGCCGGGCGAAAGAACAAGCCCGCGCTGGTCTTCATCTCGGATTCCGAGGCCAGGGCGTACGCGGCCTTCGAACTGGGGGCCACCGACTACCTGCTCTGGCCGCCCGCGCCCGGGCGCATGGCCCGGACCATCGACCGGCTGCAGACCTTCAAGCAGCGTTACCGCGAGGTGCCTCCTCCGGCGGCATACGGAGCGGACGTGGAGCCTCCGGACGACAACGCGGACGAGCTCACCGTGAAGCTGCCTCTGCCCGAAGAGGAGCAGGACACCTTCCTGGCCGCGCTCAAGGCGGCCTGGGACCAGACCGCCGGACGCCGGCAGGAAATCGAAAAACTGGCCGTGACTCAGGACGGGCGGACCATCCTCATTCCCTACGATCAGATCATCTTCGTGGAGGCGTTCGAGGACTATTCCTACGTGCACACGGCCAACCAGAAGTTTCTTTCGTCCCACCGCCTCAAGAATCTGGAAGACAGGCTGGGACCGCACCGGTTTTTCCGGGTGCATCGCAAATACCTGGTGAACCTGGACATGGTCACTGAGATCGCGTCCATGCCCGGCTCGAATTTCATGCTCAGGACCGCGGGCCGTACCCGCATCGAGCTTCCCATCAGCCGCCGCCGCATAGCGGAGCTGAAAAAGGTCATCGGACTGTGA